A region from the Silene latifolia isolate original U9 population chromosome 7, ASM4854445v1, whole genome shotgun sequence genome encodes:
- the LOC141590833 gene encoding putative xyloglucan galactosyltransferase GT11 codes for MSFKKFNHQVPHNEKSSGANSCSISWFVLFTLVFSLSFVYIDSLVYKVPKIATIVNYKVDNNVTICTNVPKNNVENSDECEGKYIYVQELPRQFNDDLLENCRTLNKWIDMCKYLTNSGLGPRLNNDSGESGNSWFATNQFSLEVIFHNRMKQYKCLTKDSSKANAIYVPFYAGLDAGRYLWNNDVLTRDASSIELAKYLREKPEWATMYGRDHFIVAGRISWDFRRDSEKKTDWGNCLFMLPEVKNMTSLLIESSPWNNTDFAIPYPTYFHPASDIEVYKWQERMRKQKRTYLFSFAGAPRPQQKDSIRNEIINQCLGSKAKYCKLVNCNQDSRNCRKPKNVMRLFQSSVFCLQPPGDSYTRRSAFDSILAGCIPVFFHPGSAYVQYMWHLPKNYSKYSVFIPMEEVKKGNFSIEKRLLKIPKKVIKAMRQEVIRLIPRVVYANPNSRLTKIEDAFDVSVKEVLKRIEKIRVEIKEGKNLTSESFPQEYSWKYNFFGGLDNYIWDKYFSRT; via the exons atgtcTTTTAAGAAATTTAATCATCAAGTACCTCATAACGAGAAATCATCTGGTGCAAACTCATGTTCCATATCCTGGTTTGTTCTTTTTACTCTTGTTTTTAGCTTGTCGTTTGTTTATATCGACTCCTTGGTTTATAAAGTGCCCAAAATCGCGACTATTGTCAATTACAAAGTCGATAACAATGTCACTATTTGTACAAATGTTCCGAAAAATAATGTAGAAAATTCCGATGAATGCGAAGGAAAATACATTTATGTACAAGAGCTTCCGAGGCAATTCAACGACGATTTGCTCGAAAATTGTCGGACGCTTAATAAATGGATTGACATGTGTAAGTATCTTACAAACTCGGGTCTTGGACCGCGACTAAATAATGATTCGGGTGAATCGGGTAATTCTTGGTTTGCTACAAACCAATTTTCACTAGAAGTCATATTTCATAACAGAATGAAGCAATATAAATGCTTAACAAAAGATTCGTCGAAAGCGAATGCCATATATGTGCCCTTCTATGCAGGGCTAGACGCAGGACGGTACTTATGGAACAACGATGTTTTAACTAGAGACGCCTCGTCAATTGAATTAGCCAAGTACTTAAGGGAAAAACCCGAGTGGGCGACAATGTATGGTCGCGATCATTTCATAGTTGCCGGAAGAATATCATGGGATTTTAGAAGAGACTCGGAAAAAAAGACCGATTGGGGTAATTGTCTTTTTATGCTTCCGGAGGTTAAAAACATGACTAGCTTATTAATCGAGTCTAGCCCGTGGAATAACACGGATTTTGCGATACCATACCCGACTTATTTTCACCCAGCAAGCgacattgaagtgtataaatggCAAGAAAGGATGCGAAAACAAAAACGAACATACTTGTTTTCGTTTGCAG GTGCTCCAAGGCCGCAACAAAAGGATTCAATCAGAAACGAGATAATTAATCAATGCTTAGGATCGAAAGCTAAGTATTGTAAGCTCGTAAATTGTAATCAAGACTCGAGAAATTGTCGAAAGCCAAAGAATGTAATGAGATTATTTCAAAGTTCAGTGTTTTGCTTACAACCACCAGGGGATTCATATACTAGAAGATCAGCATTCGACTCGATTCTAGCCGGGTGTATACCGGTTTTCTTCCACCCGGGTTCGGCTTACGTACAATATATGTGGCATTTGCCTAAGAATTACTCGAAATATTCCGTGTTTATACCAATGGAAGAAGTAAAGAAGGGGAATTTCAGCATTGAAAAGAGGTTGCTAAAAATTCCTAAGAAAGTTATTAAGGCTATGAGACAAGAGGTAATTAGACTAATTCCGAGGGTGGTTTACGCGAATCCTAACTCGAGGTTAACGAAGATTGAAGACGCTTTCGATGTGTCGGTGAAGGAAGTTTTGAAGAGGATAGAGAAGATTAGGGTGGAGATTAAGGAAGGGAAGAATTTGACAAGTGAGAGCTTCCCTCAAGAGTATAGTTGGAAGTATAATTTTTTTGGAGGATTAGATAATTATATATGGGATAAGTATTTTTCGAGAACGTAA
- the LOC141593169 gene encoding putative xyloglucan galactosyltransferase GT11 has protein sequence MINANNGTLDGCEGRYIYVVDLPTQFNTDLVENCSVLNPFTDECKILSNSGLGRRLSFSDDTVFSASNWFETDQFSLELIFHNRMKQYRCLTDDYSKSSAVFLPFYPSLDLRRNLFSLNATLRDEVSINLARYISKKPEWKLFGGRDHFLIAGRTTWDFSRKTENTSASNGWGNKLLDLPEIKNMTTLLLESNPTSKSEIGIPYPTFFHPVSGNEVENWQEKMRTKERPYLFSFVGAPRPNMTGSIRNVLIKQCLASEARHCEFLHVKEGVTAENIMELFQSSDFCLQPPGDSLSRKSTFDSMLAGCIPVFFHPGSAYVHYIWHLPKNYSSYSVFIPMNKLKQGKVYIEQVLLEIPKEKIKAMRDEVIKLIPSIVYANPNANVDNLEDAFEVAIKGVLKRVERVKRDIEEGKIGSFENVPNFFAWKYNFFGNLDNHEWDKYFVF, from the coding sequence ATGATCAATGCCAATAATGGAACACTAGACGGGTGCGAAGGAAGGTATATTTACGTCGTTGATCTTCCTACCCAATTCAATACTGATTTAGTCGAAAATTGCAGCGTTCTCAACCCGTTTACTGATGAATGTAAGATACTTTCTAACTCCGGTCTTGGTCGTAGACTAAGTTTCTCTGATGATACCGTCTTTTCTGCTTCTAATTGGTTTGAAACGGATCAATTTTCGTTAGAACTTATATTTCATAATCGAATGAAGCAATATCGATGCTTGACCGATGATTACTCTAAATCGTCAGCTGTATTTCTACCTTTTTACCCTAGTTTAGACTTAAGGAGGAATTTATTTAGTTTAAACGCGACTTTAAGAGACGAGGTTTCAATTAATTTGGCTAGGTATATTAGTAAAAAACCCGAGTGGAAATTGTTTGGAGGTCGAGATCATTTTCTAATAGCCGGGAGGACGACATGGGATTTTAGTCGAAAAACAGAGAATACCTCTGCATCAAATGGATGGGGAAACAAACTTCTCGATCTACCCGAGATCAAGAACATGACTACTTTGTTGCTCGAGTCAAACCCCACGAGTAAATCCGAGATTGGTATACCATACCCGACTTTTTTCCACCCGGTAAGTGGAAATGAAGTCGAGAATTGGCAAGAAAAAATGAGGACCAAGGAGCGGCCTTATTTATTCTCATTTGTGGGGGCCCCAAGGCCCAACATGACGGGGTCCATAAGAAATGTGTTAATAAAGCAATGTCTCGCTTCAGAAGCGAGACATTGCGAGTTTTTACATGTTAAGGAAGGTGTAACCGCCGAGAATATAATGGAATTGTTTCAAAGTTCCGATTTTTGTTTACAACCTCCAGGGGATTCGTTGAGTCGAAAATCAACGTTTGATTCGATGTTAGCCGGGTGCATACCCGTGTTTTTTCACCCGGGTTCCGCTTATGTCCATTATATATGGCATTTGCCTAAGAATTATTCGAGTTATTCCGTGTTTATTCCGATGAATAAGTTGAAACAAGGTAAGGTGTACATTGAGCAAGTGTTGCTAGAAATTCCAAAGGAGAAGATTAAGGCAATGAGAGACGAGGTGATTAAGCTAATCCCGAGCATTGTTTACGCGAATCCTAACGCGAATGTCGATAATTTGGAAGATGCATTTGAAGTAGCAATTAAGGGAGTTTTGAAAAGAGTAGAGAGGGTTAAAAGGGACATAGAGGAAGGGAAGATTGGATCATTTGAAAATGTTCCTAATTTCTTTGCTTGGAAGTATAATTTTTTTGGGAATTTGGATAATCATGAGTGGGATAAGTACTTTGTTTTCTAG
- the LOC141593170 gene encoding putative xyloglucan galactosyltransferase GT11 yields MCTALKNSGLGPWLNLTDETVFAGSNWYGTDQWSIEVIFYNRMKQYKCLTNNSSKANAIFVPYYSGLDVSRYLWNSNTTLRDETSVDLVKYISEKPEWKLFGGRDHFLIAGRMTWDFSRWDNTSGWGNKLLQLPEIKNMTSLLLETSPTSKSEIGIPYPTYFHPVSGNEVEKWQEKMRNKTRDFIFSFAGAPRPNDKESIRNILIDQCLGSKPNNCKFLHVHTGITPENIMNLFQKSDFCLQPPGDSFTRKSTFDTILAGCIPVFFHPGSAYLHYTWHLPRDYSSYSVLIPIYELQQGNVSIEETLLAIPKEKVMAMREEVIKLIPKVVYANPNSKVDDNLEDAFELAVKGVLSRVERLKKELEGGENATSESAIPDLLAWKYKFFGNLENHEWDKYFGY; encoded by the coding sequence ATGTGTACGGCCCTTAAAAACTCGGGTCTAGGTCCGTGGCTTAATCTTACTGATGAGACCGTCTTTGCCGGTTCTAATTGGTATGGAACCGATCAATGGTCGATAGAAGTCATATTTTATAATCGAATGAAGCAATATAAATGCTTAACAAATAATTCGTCTAAGGCGAATGCTATATTTGTACCGTACTACTCCGGCTTAGACGTAAGCCGGTATTTATGGAATTCAAACACAACGTTAAGAGACGAGACGTCCGTTGATTTGGTCAAATATATTAGTGAAAAACCCGAGTGGAAATTATTTGGAGGTCGCGATCATTTCTTAATAGCCGGAAGAATGACATGGGATTTTAGTCGATGGGATAACACGTCCGGGTGGGGAAATAAATTACTTCAATTACCCGAAATCAAGAATATGACTAGCTTATTGCTTGAGACGAGCCCTACGAGTAAATCCGAGATTGGTATACCATACCCGACTTATTTCCACCCGGTAAGTGGAAATGAAGTCGAAAAATGGCAAGAAAAGATGCGAAACAAAACAAGGGATTTTATATTCTCTTTTGCTGGAGCACCCAGACCTAACGATAAGGAATCGATAAGGAATATTCTTATCGACCAGTGTCTCGGTTCAAAACCGAATAATTGCAAATTTTTACATGTTCATACGGGTATTACCCCCGAAAATATAATGAATTTATTCCAAAAATCGGATTTTTGTTTACAACCTCCAGGGGATTCATTTACTAGAAAATCAACTTTCGATACTATATTAGCCGGGTGCATACCGGTTTTTTTTCATCCCGGTTCAGCTTATCTTCATTACACGTGGCATTTACCTAGGGATTATTCGAGTTATTCGGTTTTAATTCCTATATATGAATTACAACAAGGGAATGTTTCGATTGAAGAGACGTTGCTCGCGATTCCAAAGGAGAAAGTGATGGCTATGAGAGAAGAGGTTATTAAGTTAATTCCTAAGGTTGTTTACGCGAATCCTAATTCTAAAGTCGATGATAATTTGGAAGACGCATTTGAACTCGCGGTCAAGGGTGTTTTAAGTCGAGTCGAGAGGCTCAAAAAGGAACTAGAAGGAGGGGAAAATGCAACATCTGAAAGTGCAATTCCTGATTTACTTGCTTGGAAGTACAAATTTTTCGGAAATTTGGAAAATCACGAGTGGGATAAATACTTCGGTTACTAG
- the LOC141593171 gene encoding putative xyloglucan galactosyltransferase GT11 produces the protein MNLFQKSDFCLQPPGDSYTRKSTFDTILAGCIPVLFHPGSAYVHYIWHLPKDYSRYSVFIPMDEVMEGKVSIEKILLKIPKEKIRAMREEVIKLIPRIVYANPNSDVDDLEDAFDVLVQGVLSRVEKLKREINEGKNATSESVVPDTLAWKYKFFGDLENKDWDKYFGFW, from the coding sequence ATGAATTTATTCCAAAAGTCGGATTTTTGCTTACAACCTCCAGGGGATTCATATACTAGAAAATCAACATTCGACACAATCCTAGCCGGGTGTATACCGGTTTTATTTCATCCTGGTTCGGCTTATGTCCATTATATATGGCATTTACCTAAGGATTATTCGCGGTATTCCGTGTTTATTCCTATGGATGAGGTAATGGAAGGGAAGGTGTCAATTGAGAAGATATTGTTAAAAATTCCTAAGGAGAAGATTAGGGCAATGAGAGAAGAGGTAATTAAGCTTATTCCGAGGATTGTTTACGCTAATCCGAATTCGGACGTAGACGATTTGGAAGATGCATTTGATGTGTTGGTGCAGGGTGTTTTGAGCAGAGTAGAGAAGCTTAAAAGGGAAATAAATGAAGGTAAGAATGCAACAAGTGAAAGTGTTGTTCCTGATACACTTGCTTGGAAATACAAGTTTTTTGGAGATTTGGAGAATAAAGATTGGGATAAATACTTTGGTTTTTGGTAA
- the LOC141593172 gene encoding putative xyloglucan galactosyltransferase GT11: MPSKKVYQLLESNNEKQDNIIRNYLSNISLFIFITCCILSLFLLTLIPSFIFPNDNRCIIPNIAISEENHCEGKYIYVLDLPSKYNQDFLENCSILNPFFNECKVLTNSGLGPKLTFSNETVFSGDNWFETDQFSLEVIIHNRIKQYKCLTNDSSHANAIFVPFYSGLDVGRYLWSSNITLRDETSMDLAKYLVQKPEWKRFGGRDHFLIAGRITWDFGRRSDNTSTPEGWGNHLLDLPEFRNMTTLLLEASPTSKSEMGIPYPTYFHPSSGNEVVNWQEKMREKPRPHLYSFAGAPRPYMKDSLRNVIIDQCLASRARHCEFLHVNLSVTPENIMNLFQKSDFCLQPPGDSYTRKSTFDTILAGCIPVLFHPGSAYVHYIWHLPKDYSRYSVFIPMDEVMEGKVSIEKILLKIPKEKIRAMREEVIKLIPRIVYANPNSDVDDLEDAFDVLVQGVLSRVEKLKREINEGKNATSESVVPDTLAWKYKFFGDLENKDWDKYFGFL; the protein is encoded by the coding sequence ATGCCCTCCAAGAAAGTTTATCAATTACTAGAAAGCaataatgaaaaacaagataATATTATTAGAAATTATTTATCTAATATATCCTTATTTATCTTCATAACATGTTGTATTCTAAGCCTATTTCTACTCACATTAATTCCTTCCTTCATTTTTCCAAATGATAATAGATGTATAATCCCTAATATCGCGATAAGTGAGGAAAACCATTGTGAAGGCAAGTACATTTATGTCTTGGATCTTCCAAGCAAATACAATCAAGATTTCCTCGAAAATTGTAGCATTCTAAACCCGTTCTTCAATGAATGTAAGGTTCTTACAAACTCGGGTCTTGGTCCTAAACTAACTTTCTCCAATGAGACCGTCTTCTCGGGtgataattggtttgaaacaGATCAATTTTCATTAGAAGTTATAATTCATAATAGAATAAAGCAATATAAATGCTTAACAAATGATTCTTCCCATGCAAATGCCATATTTGTACCTTTCTACTCTGGCCTAGATGTAGGAAGGTACTTATGGAGTTCAAATATTACCCTACGAGACGAGACGTCCATGGATTTAGCCAAGTACCTTGTACAAAAACCCGAGTGGAAAAGATTTGGAGGTCGAGATCATTTCCTAATTGCCGGTAGAATAACATGGGATTTCGGTAGAAGATCAGATAATACATCAACTCCTGAAGGATGGGGAAATCATCTTCTCGACCTCCCAGAGTTTCGGAACATGACTACTTTATTGCTCGAGGCAAGCCCTACGAGCAAATCCGAAATGGGTATACCATACCCGACTTATTTCCACCCTTCAAGTGGAAATGAAGTCGTAAATTGGCAAGAAAAAATGAGGGAGAAACCGCGGCCTCATTTATATTCCTTTGCTGGTGCACCAAGGCCTTACATGAAAGACTCCCTAAGGAATGTCATTATCGACCAATGCCTCGCTTCCAGAGCGAGGCATTGCGAATTTTTACATGTTAATTTAAGTGTTACCCCCGAAAATATAATGAATTTATTCCAAAAGTCGGATTTTTGCTTACAACCTCCAGGGGATTCATATACTAGAAAATCAACATTCGACACAATCTTAGCCGGGTGTATACCGGTTTTATTTCATCCAGGTTCGGCTTATGTCCATTATATATGGCATTTACCTAAGGATTATTCGCGGTATTCCGTGTTTATTCCAATGGATGAGGTCATGGAAGGGAAGGTGTCAATTGAGAAGATATTGTTAAAAATTCCAAAGGAGAAGATTAGGGCAATGAGAGAAGAGGTGATTAAGCTAATTCCGAGGATTGTTTACGCTAATCCGAATTCAGACGTAGACGATTTGGAAGATGCATTTGATGTGTTGGTACAGGGTGTTTTGAGCAGAGTAGAGAAGCTTAAAAGGGAAATAAATGAAGGTAAGAATGCAACAAGTGAAAGTGTTGTTCCTGATACACTTGCTTGGAAATACAAGTTTTTTGGAGATTTGGAGAATAAAGATTGGGATAAATACTTTGGTTTTTTGTAA